From the genome of Nitrospirota bacterium:
AGCAGGAAGGATTGAAGAGCCTTCTCAAGAGACAACATCTGATGTAGTTGTGATTAAAGAAGAAGAGATTAAAAAGATGAATGTTCAATTTGTGGCAGATGTCCTAAGGCAGGTTAGTGAGCTAAACTTAATCCAGTCAGGTGGAAAGGGAAAACTTGCCAATGTGCTTATAAGGGGTGGCTCTTCAGAGCACACAATGGTGATGATTGACGGTATAAGAGTAAAAAGCACAACCACAGGCTCATATGATTTTTCAGACTTAACGGTTGATGACATAGAAAGAATAGAGATTGTAAAAGGTCCTCAAAGCACAATATATGGCTCCGAGGCAATGGCAGGTGTAATTAATATCATTACGAAGAAAGGTAAGGGTAAGCCTAAGACAGAGCTATCCTTTGAGGCAGGAAGTTTTAGCACATATAAGCCATCTCTTTCAGTGTCAGGTGGCACTGGGAAGATTAGCTATAGGCTTAATAGCTCTTACTTAAAGACAGATGGTATATCTACTGCAAAATCAGGAACAGAAAGGGATGGATACGAAAATGCCTTTTTCTCAGGAAAGCTTGGGATTAAGGTAAAGGAAAACTTAGAGCTTGAATTCACAGGCAGGCACTCATATGACCTTTCTGAGCTCGATGCCCGCTCATCGGATGACCCGAACTATATCCAGAGGGGATACCATTCAATGCTCTCAGGAAGGGGAAAACTCTATCTTTTTGACAAATGGGAACAGGTTCTTACACTATCCTCTATCAGGGATTCCCTTGAATATAGAGACCCTGATACATCACGGAATAACTCTGACATCTCAACTGGTATGGACACAGTAGACTGGCAAAATAACCTCTATCTGTCTGATTCATACACACTCACAGCAGGTGCTGAATACAGAGAAGAGCAAGGCGAAAACAGGGACCTGTCCAATAACACCTTGGTGTTCGATAAAATAGTGGACAATAAAGCTATTTACTTAAATAATAAGCTTAAGACCTTTAAAGATAATCTCATCCTCAATGCAGGTTTAAGATATGATGAGCATGAGACCTCAGGAGATAAGACAACATACAAAGTTGGTGCACTCTATGAAATAAAGCCCTTCTCAGCAAGAGTCAGGCTAAGTTATGGAACCGGGTTCAGGGCACCTACATTGAATGAGCTATTTTATCAGGACTCATGGGGCTCAAGTGGAAACCCGAATCTCAAGCCCGAAAAAAGCACTGCATGGGAAGTGGGTGCTGAAAAGGATATTGATAAGGCATCCATTAGCCTTACATACTTTCAGCAGGATTATGAAGACCTCATACAGTGGACAGAGGTCGCTCCATGGACATGGCAGCCTCAGAATGTAAGAAGTGCCTCTGTAAAGGGCATAGAGTCAAGTCTTAGCCTCAAGCCCATAGATATACTGAATATCTCCATGGGCTATACACATCTTAACACAGAGGACAAATCAACCCATAAAAAGCTTCCCCGTAGGCCCAATGACAAGTTCGCTTTAACAGGAGAGCTCTCAAAAGGAAAATACACCTTAAGAGCGGATTATTTATTTGTTGGAAGTAGAGCCGACTCTTCTAAATCAACAGGCGATGACCTTCCCTGGTATGGAATTGTGAATCTTAGTGGAAGCTATAATGTAACAAAGTCATTGAGTCTTTTTGGAAGAATAGAAAATCTTGGAGATGTAGACTATGTGGAGGCAAAAGGCTATGGAACACCGGGGAGGTCGTTTTATGGAGGGATAAAGGCAGTTTTTTAGAGTGTCCTTTTTCTGTCATTGCGAGCCGAAGGCGTGGCAATCTCAGAGATTGCTTCGGTCGTAACGACCTCGCAATGACAAATGAAGGAGAAAACGGAATGACAGGCTCTACTGCACAAGAAAGTCTATTGGATTTGAAATTATGGGCATCATTAAGGCATTAATAGTCTCAGCCATAGGGCATGTGCTTGTGTTTTCAGCCACAGGGCTTATAGCACATTCAGGCACAGGCTCATCTCAAAAAGGAGATGTCTTATTCGTAGAGCTTAAAAATATAGATGAATCAAATGCAATGCCTGATAAAAGGGTTTCATTAGGCAAGAATGTTGTTAAAGAGTCAGCTCAAGTTGAGACTCCTGAAAAGGTATATTATCCACCCTCCCCAAACCCCTCCCGTCAAGGGAGGGGGGACACTGAAAGAACTCTCTCTGTCAGTGGAGAGGATATATATCAACCCTCTCCTCTTGTGGGAGAGCCTTTTATCCCCTCTCCCCTTGTGGGAGAGGGTGAGGGGGAAAGACAGTGTGCAGTTTTAGATGGCAAAGGAGACAATTACTCTGCCTTGCTAAGGGAGATAAGGGATGCAATTGCAAGCAAGGTCTCATATCCACTCATTGCAAGAAAAAGAAACATACAAGGCACTGTGCTTGCAGGGTTTTCTATCAACGAAAAAGGCATGCCAGAGGACATAAGGATTCTTGAAAGTTCAGGCTATAGCATTCTTGACAACGAGGCTATCAGGACAATTAAGAGGGCAGTGCCTTATCCATATATAAAATGGACTGTGGAGGTACCTGTAAGATTTAAGCTTAAGGAAGAGAGATAAGTTCCATAAAAGGACTGACTTTATTTCTGCCAGTTGTTTTTGCCTGATATAGTGCCTTGTCAGCCCGTTCAACCAGTATCTCTTTGTTTTCTGCATCCTGTGGAAAAGTCGCTATGCCAATGCTTATCGTAAGAGAAACATTTTTTTTCTCAACCTGAAACACATGCCTTTCAACAGCGGTCCTTATTCTTTCCGATACCTTTAAGGCAGTCTCGAGAGGGCATTCCATTAATATAGCCACAAACTCCTCTCCGCCATATCGGGCAATGAAGTCTATCTTTCTTATGTTCTTTGTTATAATGCCTGCTACTTCTTTAAGTGCCTTATCTCCTGCTGGATGACCGTAAGTGTCGTTGAATGCCTTGAAAAAATCTATGTCGCACATAATCAGTGAGACCTTTCGGTTAAACCTTTGTGCCCTTTGGACTTCCATGTTTAGCCTTTCGTCAAATGCACGGCGGTTATAAAGCCCTGTCAGGCTGTCTGTGTTTGAGAGTCTTACGACCTCCTGATGAAGGGCTATTTTTTCGAGGGCTAAGTTAGTGTGAATGCTCAGGCTTAAAAGCAATGTCTCATCTTCTGGAGAAAACTCATCATTCCCAATGCGGTTTGCAAGCATAAGTAGCCCTCCTGTTTGAGAGCCGTAAATCAGTGGAACAATGAGTATGTTTTTAATCTTTGGATGCTTTTCAGGAAATCCTCTAAATCCCTGTATTTTTGTTATATCAGAGCCTCTGATGGAAATCCTTTCTTCGATAACCCTTTTTAGGATTCCGCTCAGAGTGCTTTTACAGGCTTGGGAGGAACCTTCGGTTGTTGAATAAAACCCGGTCACCTCATTATTTTTCGTGGTAACGAGTGCAGACATCTCGGATTTAATAAGTTGTCTTGCTCCTTCGATGACTGTGTTTACAACTTGCTCTATATCTAACTCAAGGGCAGTCTTTGTCAATATATCATTAAGGACTGCCTGATTTCTTAGATGCTTACGCTCTTTCTTGAGAGATTCTCTAAGCCTCTTTATGATTAGCCCTAAGAATAAGGCAATGCCCATAAATATAAGAGACAGAATAGCTCCACTTAGCCCTAAAAATAAGGCAATGCCCAAAAATATAAGAGACAGAATAAATCCTATTAAGTACATACTTATCCGAGTGCCGTTATCCTCTTAAATAGTGTTTCCCTGACCAATCTGTCAACGAGCATCTCTGCATGGTTGACACAGAAGCTCAGGTGCTCATCTGCAAATGGAAGAATAGAGCTTTTTAGGGAGACAAGTCCGTCTCCTTTGCCTTTTGTCATCTCCTCTGGAAGCCTTCCTTTAAGGAGTTTTCCGAGGCTATCTAAAATGGATATGCCGGCTATGGTTATAAATGTAGGGTTAGTTCCTCCGGCTGAAACAGAGTATATGCCTTCATGCCGTGTGTGCTTTAATGACTTAAGGAGTGGGGAATCGGGAAGGAGTTCCTTTACAGCAGTGCTTTCGAGAAGGTCAAGGATTTTTTTAAGTGTCTTTGTTACCTTTCCTTTTTCTTTACCGGGGATAATGGGCTTAACGATGTTAGAAAGAGAAGATGCATAGACCGCCCATCTTGCCATAGTGC
Proteins encoded in this window:
- a CDS encoding TonB-dependent receptor, with the protein product MKRFLVVFLMLVMASAVWAEEKVRVEEVVVTAGRIEEPSQETTSDVVVIKEEEIKKMNVQFVADVLRQVSELNLIQSGGKGKLANVLIRGGSSEHTMVMIDGIRVKSTTTGSYDFSDLTVDDIERIEIVKGPQSTIYGSEAMAGVINIITKKGKGKPKTELSFEAGSFSTYKPSLSVSGGTGKISYRLNSSYLKTDGISTAKSGTERDGYENAFFSGKLGIKVKENLELEFTGRHSYDLSELDARSSDDPNYIQRGYHSMLSGRGKLYLFDKWEQVLTLSSIRDSLEYRDPDTSRNNSDISTGMDTVDWQNNLYLSDSYTLTAGAEYREEQGENRDLSNNTLVFDKIVDNKAIYLNNKLKTFKDNLILNAGLRYDEHETSGDKTTYKVGALYEIKPFSARVRLSYGTGFRAPTLNELFYQDSWGSSGNPNLKPEKSTAWEVGAEKDIDKASISLTYFQQDYEDLIQWTEVAPWTWQPQNVRSASVKGIESSLSLKPIDILNISMGYTHLNTEDKSTHKKLPRRPNDKFALTGELSKGKYTLRADYLFVGSRADSSKSTGDDLPWYGIVNLSGSYNVTKSLSLFGRIENLGDVDYVEAKGYGTPGRSFYGGIKAVF
- a CDS encoding energy transducer TonB; the protein is MGIIKALIVSAIGHVLVFSATGLIAHSGTGSSQKGDVLFVELKNIDESNAMPDKRVSLGKNVVKESAQVETPEKVYYPPSPNPSRQGRGDTERTLSVSGEDIYQPSPLVGEPFIPSPLVGEGEGERQCAVLDGKGDNYSALLREIRDAIASKVSYPLIARKRNIQGTVLAGFSINEKGMPEDIRILESSGYSILDNEAIRTIKRAVPYPYIKWTVEVPVRFKLKEER
- a CDS encoding diguanylate cyclase, producing MYLIGFILSLIFLGIALFLGLSGAILSLIFMGIALFLGLIIKRLRESLKKERKHLRNQAVLNDILTKTALELDIEQVVNTVIEGARQLIKSEMSALVTTKNNEVTGFYSTTEGSSQACKSTLSGILKRVIEERISIRGSDITKIQGFRGFPEKHPKIKNILIVPLIYGSQTGGLLMLANRIGNDEFSPEDETLLLSLSIHTNLALEKIALHQEVVRLSNTDSLTGLYNRRAFDERLNMEVQRAQRFNRKVSLIMCDIDFFKAFNDTYGHPAGDKALKEVAGIITKNIRKIDFIARYGGEEFVAILMECPLETALKVSERIRTAVERHVFQVEKKNVSLTISIGIATFPQDAENKEILVERADKALYQAKTTGRNKVSPFMELISLP